From the Paenibacillus sp. MMS20-IR301 genome, the window ACAGCCCGTCCTTCACTACTCTGGCATACCCTTGCAGATAAGTGATAGGAGTGCGCAGCTCATGGGAAATATTAGCCAGAAACTCCTGCCGGGTATCCCTGTAACGCTGCAGATCAACTGCCAGATCATTAATAGCACCTGCAAGGTATCCGATCTCGTCCTTCCCGCGGATGGTGAGACGCGTCTCCAGCTCGCCTGCAGCGATTTTGCGTGTAGCCTTCTGCATCTGCAGCAGCGGACGCGACAGCAGTCCGGCAATAATCCAAGTGATGCCCAGCGCCAGAATAAATGCACCGATACCCGCCAGGAGCAGGATATACCTTACAGAAGCAAGCGACCGCTCCATACTCTCAGTGGAGGACATTACATAAAGTGCAGAGCTGACCCTCTCCCCGCTCCGGATAGGCTGGCCTGTGACGAAATACCGGTGCCCTTCAGGGTCCTTGTACACAAAGCTCACGGTTTCACCGCCGAATATCACTTTAAGATCTCGGGTGCGGAGAAATGCCCTATCCCTGGAATCATGCAAGCCGGAATGCAGGTTCATCTCTCCGCCGGATGAAATGTTAAATATACTGACATTTGAGAATTCAGCAAACGTCAGCATCATCTGCTCACCAGCTGATTCCCCGGATCCGGCCATAACCGCGAAATGGGAAGCCAGCTCCCTGGCCTCCGTCTGCATTTCATTATAATAAAAGCTGCTGAACATCCGGTCGATCACGATGCCAAGTGTCAGCAAAACTACCAGAAAGACTGAGATAATAACCAGCCCGAGCTTTGTGCCGATCCGGTTATGCTTCATCGTGAATACCTGCTGCCTGAAACTTATAGCCTAGGCCCCATACGGTTTGTACCGGATTGTAAGGCAAGCCCGCCTTGTGTATTTTTTCGCGTATATTCTTGATATGGGTATCCACGACCCGCGTTTCACCCCCATAATCGTTCCCCCACAGCCGCTCGACAAGCTCCTCCCGGGTGAATACCCGTCTGCCGCCGCGGGCAAGCAGGGTCAGCAGATCAAATTCCTTCAGTGTAAAATCAATATTTCTCTCCTCAACCCTCACTACGCGTGACTCCGGGTAAATCCGCAAGCCGGGGTACTCTAATAACTCCTCTCGCAGAGGCAGTGCCTGAGTCAGCGCGGAGCGGCGCAGCAGGGAGTGAATCCTTGCCAGCAATTCTTCCGGCTCAAACGGCTTAGTGAGATAATCATCCGCACCGATGCCCAGCCCCTGCACCTTATCCTTAATCTCCGAGCGTGCAGTAAGCATCAGGATAGGAAGCTGGCTCTGCTCCCGGACCGCCCGGCAGACCTCCCAGCCGTCCATATCGGGCATCATGACATCCAGCAGAATCAAGTCAAGTCTATGCTGCGTGAGCATGGAGACCGCTTCGTGCCCGGTGGCCGCCTCTTTGACGGCAAAGCCCTCCTTCTGCAAATAAATCCGCAGCAGGTTCCGCATGTTCCATTCATCGTCAACGATTAATATTTGTACTTTGGACAAGTTGTTCACCCTTTAATGATTGCTGAAGTCAGAATATATAGAAGATGAGGCCCTTATCCTCGGCTGCAGCCTGGCTGAAGAAGCGCCGGATCTCCTTATAATGTTGAAGCATATAGGCAAAGAATTCTTCCTGGTCCTCTTCAGCACCCGTTTCAGGCTCAAGCGGATAGACCTCATCCTCAACCATGGCCGGAAAATCATACCGCAGCCGGAGCTGCTCTTCATTCAGCTCTGACATCGCCTGAAGCGCTTCACCAACTTGCCCGGCACGCAAGTAAAATGCCCCGATTGAACCGAACTCGATTCCCTGGTCTAACATCATCGGAACAATATAGCCCAAAGGGGCGGCTCCATCGGAAATATCTCCGCAGAGCAGATAGTGGATCGCCTCCCAGGAACGGTCAATGTCAAGTCCGGGATAATCGTCTATTGTCAAACTCTCCAGTGCAAGGTCACCTGCTGCAATTTGCTGCACCAGATTGTCATCCATAGCGAAGTAGTAACCGTACATGCCCATTCTCTCATCCTTCTTTCTTTGTTTAGTAGTGACTATTCTGATATATCAAATGTAACATCCGGTAATTGTATAATTCAAGGTACACAGAGAACCCGCGCCGGGCGCGGGTTCTCTGGGGGAGCAGCCTCATGACCAATGTATCAACTTTCAATAACTCTTCTACGCTTACCAGGCCACACGGATAATCAGGCCTTTAGGGTCGCCGACTTCCAGATAAGCCGCCTGGCCGTTGACATCATCATACGGGAAGCCGTAAGCAAGCCCGCTGATGCTGTGGTCATGCCAGAATTTCGCGTAATAGTTGGCAGGCGCCGCGTTGTAGTAATTGGCGACATTGTTCCAGTTGCTGGTGGTGTAGACATGACGGTTAATTGCTGCAGCGGTAGCGGCATCCGTCAAAGCACCGTCACAGCGGAGAATATCCTGTGTGTTATAGCTGGAATAACCGGCGAAATAGTTCGCGTTGGCCCCGCCGGCCTTAAACGAACCGTGAATAGGAGCAATAATGCGGTATGGCGCCTGGTCGGTTGCCAGGGACTTGAAGGCTGCAGGCACTTCATTCTGGTATTTCGTGAACAGTCCGGCGCGGGTCTCCGATTCAAACTCCCCTACTGTTTTGTCATATCCGCCTGAGAGGCTCACCAGCCGGTGCTGAATCGGGAATCCGAAACCGTCCACACGGGTCGTATTGCCGTGATAACCGGTGGCATCCACTGTAAATTCAACGAAATCGAAATAAATGTTACGGTTCGGATCAGAGGTGTTATTGAAATCCGGTCCGGCAAAGCCGTCGTCATAAGTCTTGATATACAGTGGGGTACCTACACTGAGGAACATGCGGCCGGAGGTGATTTTCGGCAGATTCACCCAGGAAGCCTGGCTGACGGTATGATAGACATTAGCGTAATTTACACCGTTTTTGGTCAAATGTCCGGAGGCATCGTTCAGCGCATTCGAGATTGGCAGCAGATTACCGTTCAGGTCAAGATAGCTCCATTTGCCGTTAGCCGGGTTAATGCCAAGAATTCCCCAATATACCTGGCTGTCAGAGTAAGCGCCTGAGGTTCCGTTCATAATCTTCAGCGACAGAGAGCCGGCCGGTGCTGCCGGTATGGAGGATGCGGTAATGGAATAGATCGAAGCAGAGGTGCCTGATGGCGGTGTGGTCGGCGCAGTTCCGGCCGTGTACGTGAACCAGCCGGTATCATAAGCCGGTGTTCCATTGTTGTACGTGAAGAAATAAGTGAGAGCGGTGCCGCCGGGCACCCCTGTTACCGTTTGTTCATAACGCGATTTAACGTTGTTATAAGTCATCCGGTAGTCTAGCTGAGTCCCGGAATTCACCTTATAATGGACATCAACCCAGCTGGTGCTTACCGTGGATTTGAACCACAGGGTTGCAGTGCTCCCCGACAAATCAACCCCTTGGGTATAATCCGCGGCAGCAGCTTTGGAACCAAACATAGGCAGGCATAAGAGCAGAAGTACAAACGCAAGCATGGACATTAGCCATCTTTTTCTCATCTTAATTATTCCTCCCGAAGAAATAGTAGTGAAGCAAACAGCTTTGCCGAAGAACTGAAGCCTCCCCTCCTCTCATGAGAAATTTGCTATCGCATTACTCTGTTGTATCCGCTTACAGATATGATTATAGTAGCCGATTTCCTGATTTAGTAGGCTTGGAATTTCGGGTTTGCAGCTCCATATTTTGGTTTTATCCTTCAAAAAGTACCACTTCAGCCGAAAAACGCTGCAAAAATAGAAAAAAGCCTTTAATCCCCAGAAGTCAGGTGATTAAAGGCTTTTTGCAAGAGAAAGCTTATCAAATCAGCTTTACCAATGCTTCGATATAAATGTATCCCGGCCGGACTGCTCGCGGTCCTCTTTATAGTGCTTCGGATTCTTCTTATGGTAATCCTGATGATAGTCCTCTGCGGGATAAAACTGCGGTGCAGGCACAATCTCCGTCACTACCGGAAGCTCAAACCTTCCGCTGACTGCTACCTGATCACGTGAAGCCTGTGCAGCCGCCCGCTGTTCTTCATTATAGTAGAATACCGCCGTACGGTACTGCGTTCCCCGGTCCTGAAACTGCCCGCCGTCATCCGTCGGATCAATCTGCGGCCAGAACAGCTCCAGCAGCCGTTCATACGGGAACAATGCCGGATCAAATGTTATTTGTACCACTTCATAATGTCCGGTTGTTCCTGTCTTCACCTGCTCATACGTCGGATTCTCCACAGTACCTCCGGCATAGCCCGACACAATTCCATGAATTCCGGGCAGCTCTTCAAACGGTGTAACCATGCACCAGAAGCAGCCTCCGGCAAACATTGCCTGTTCCATAACTTTACTCCCTCTCCCGTCTCTTATCTGCCTAGCTGTAAATTGCACATGTATTGAAGATAAGGCTTGAAGTTTATAATGTCAATTTGAGAACAAGGATATAGTGATCTGCAGATTAGGCAGACCTCACTATTTCAGGCCTTTAACCATCCGGACATGCGGAATTCCATCCTCCATGAAAACAGGTGAGTCCGTTACATACCCCAGCTTCTGATAAAAGCCTTCGGCCTGCTTCTGGCCGTGAAGCTTAGCCTGAGCCAGCCCTTTGTCAGCAGCCATAGCCTCCAGTGTACTGATGATTACCGTCCCGAGCCCGCTGGAGCGGTACGGGGCAAGCAGACAAATCCGCTCCAGCTTGGCCCATCCGTCTACAACCCGTAATCTGGCTGTACCTACAGGAGCATTCTCCTGATAGATCAAGATATGCTCCGCCTCCTGCTCATACTGGTCGAATTCATCTGCCAGCGGTACCCCCTGCTCCTCTACGAATACCTCGCGTCTGATTCTGAATGCCTCCTGCAGTCCTGCTTCGTCTGTAATATGCTCTACCCGCATCCCCGTGCTCCTTCTCATCCTAAGATTGTTTAATTCCGGCCCAGAATATTTCCCAGATATCCGCCAGACGCCGTTCAAATTCCTCCTGCCCGTAGAAAAACATCTGCATGGCAATCCCGTCCAGCAGACAATAAAAGGCCGGAAGCAGACTGTCCGCCTGCTGCTGCCGGATTACACCGGTGCTCATCCCCTGCTCAAAGATCGCCCGGTACAATTTCGCAGACCGCTGCTCCATAAGCGCAATCTGCTCCTCCAGCAGTTCTTTGAAGAAGGGCGGCGGAAACTGCACAGCCATCTTGTAAAATGCGGTCAGCACCGGCTGCTCCAGCTTGTAATAGTAGTTTCTGTAGACAATTTCTCGCAGCTTCATCTCTACTGGGTTATCGCTGATCTGGTGATAGAGCTGTTCCAGAAAATCATAATAATGCCGGGCCATTTCATGAAAGGCAGCCATGAACAAATCCTCTTTCCGGGGATAATAGGTTGCAATTGATTGCTTCCTGATCCCTACAGCCTGGGCGATGCCAGCCAGCGAAGCTCCCTCGAAGCCCTTCACGGCAAACTGCTCACATGCCGCCTGCAAAATAGCATTTGCGGTCATAACACACCTCCTGACGATCGTCAGGAAATTATCACACATGCCTGCGGATTTGTCAATTGCGGGGAAGCAAATTTAGCGCGTAAAAATCGGTGAATAAAACAAAATAAAGCTGCCCCTGCCGCAATTAGTCTGCAGCCGGAACAGCCCCGCTTGGGATTCCCCATATATTTTACAAGTGTTGTCCTGACGCCACTTCACGCCGGCTCTCCGATGATCTATAGATTCCGGCGATCAGCTCCAGCGCCTTAATAGCTTCCACTCCATCAATCCAGAACTTGCGGCCATCGCGAATATGGGCATAGAAGTCGTGAATGAGTCTGGAGTGGCCGGTGCCCCAATACGATTTGCCTCCGGTACTTACCGCAGGCGGCTCACTGAGCAGCGTCTCCTGGCCGTCCTTCCAGAGATACAGGCAGTCCCGGCGCTGGAGCAGCGTCCCTTCCTGAAACACAAGTTCCAGCTCCACCGGTGAGTTCACCGCATAGGCATTTGTACCATAGAACAGTCCGCGCACACCATTCTTGAAGGTAAAGCAGGCATGGGCACTGTCCTCTACTTCAATAACCTGATCCAGTACATCCGTAGTTACACTGCCTTGCACAGCACTGATCTCACCG encodes:
- a CDS encoding HAMP domain-containing sensor histidine kinase, producing the protein MKHNRIGTKLGLVIISVFLVVLLTLGIVIDRMFSSFYYNEMQTEARELASHFAVMAGSGESAGEQMMLTFAEFSNVSIFNISSGGEMNLHSGLHDSRDRAFLRTRDLKVIFGGETVSFVYKDPEGHRYFVTGQPIRSGERVSSALYVMSSTESMERSLASVRYILLLAGIGAFILALGITWIIAGLLSRPLLQMQKATRKIAAGELETRLTIRGKDEIGYLAGAINDLAVDLQRYRDTRQEFLANISHELRTPITYLQGYARVVKDGLYETEAEKVLYLDIIGQEAHRMQHLVDDLFELAKMEEGRIPLNLEEVNLRLILDQAVRRLELTAREKGLELSVAYSGEAEGNVPGDSKRMEQIIMNLLENAVRYTEQGEIRVSLAYAPAAAVLVVEDTGMGIPEAELPYIFDRFYRVEKSRSRQYGGSGLGLSIVNKLTQLLGGTIEITSKAGAGTRCEVVFPREMKS
- a CDS encoding response regulator transcription factor, producing the protein MSKVQILIVDDEWNMRNLLRIYLQKEGFAVKEAATGHEAVSMLTQHRLDLILLDVMMPDMDGWEVCRAVREQSQLPILMLTARSEIKDKVQGLGIGADDYLTKPFEPEELLARIHSLLRRSALTQALPLREELLEYPGLRIYPESRVVRVEERNIDFTLKEFDLLTLLARGGRRVFTREELVERLWGNDYGGETRVVDTHIKNIREKIHKAGLPYNPVQTVWGLGYKFQAAGIHDEA
- a CDS encoding YfbM family protein yields the protein MGMYGYYFAMDDNLVQQIAAGDLALESLTIDDYPGLDIDRSWEAIHYLLCGDISDGAAPLGYIVPMMLDQGIEFGSIGAFYLRAGQVGEALQAMSELNEEQLRLRYDFPAMVEDEVYPLEPETGAEEDQEEFFAYMLQHYKEIRRFFSQAAAEDKGLIFYIF
- a CDS encoding glycoside hydrolase family 64 protein, whose protein sequence is MRKRWLMSMLAFVLLLLCLPMFGSKAAAADYTQGVDLSGSTATLWFKSTVSTSWVDVHYKVNSGTQLDYRMTYNNVKSRYEQTVTGVPGGTALTYFFTYNNGTPAYDTGWFTYTAGTAPTTPPSGTSASIYSITASSIPAAPAGSLSLKIMNGTSGAYSDSQVYWGILGINPANGKWSYLDLNGNLLPISNALNDASGHLTKNGVNYANVYHTVSQASWVNLPKITSGRMFLSVGTPLYIKTYDDGFAGPDFNNTSDPNRNIYFDFVEFTVDATGYHGNTTRVDGFGFPIQHRLVSLSGGYDKTVGEFESETRAGLFTKYQNEVPAAFKSLATDQAPYRIIAPIHGSFKAGGANANYFAGYSSYNTQDILRCDGALTDAATAAAINRHVYTTSNWNNVANYYNAAPANYYAKFWHDHSISGLAYGFPYDDVNGQAAYLEVGDPKGLIIRVAW
- the msrA gene encoding peptide-methionine (S)-S-oxide reductase MsrA produces the protein MEQAMFAGGCFWCMVTPFEELPGIHGIVSGYAGGTVENPTYEQVKTGTTGHYEVVQITFDPALFPYERLLELFWPQIDPTDDGGQFQDRGTQYRTAVFYYNEEQRAAAQASRDQVAVSGRFELPVVTEIVPAPQFYPAEDYHQDYHKKNPKHYKEDREQSGRDTFISKHW
- a CDS encoding GNAT family N-acetyltransferase encodes the protein MRVEHITDEAGLQEAFRIRREVFVEEQGVPLADEFDQYEQEAEHILIYQENAPVGTARLRVVDGWAKLERICLLAPYRSSGLGTVIISTLEAMAADKGLAQAKLHGQKQAEGFYQKLGYVTDSPVFMEDGIPHVRMVKGLK
- a CDS encoding TetR/AcrR family transcriptional regulator yields the protein MTANAILQAACEQFAVKGFEGASLAGIAQAVGIRKQSIATYYPRKEDLFMAAFHEMARHYYDFLEQLYHQISDNPVEMKLREIVYRNYYYKLEQPVLTAFYKMAVQFPPPFFKELLEEQIALMEQRSAKLYRAIFEQGMSTGVIRQQQADSLLPAFYCLLDGIAMQMFFYGQEEFERRLADIWEIFWAGIKQS